The following coding sequences lie in one Xanthomonas hyacinthi genomic window:
- a CDS encoding two-component system sensor histidine kinase NtrB — MPTHARYRQIVELSHDCIKEIGRDGVVRSINMHGLGLLGASEPKCVVGREWVALWPEEMRPLAETALATALRNEQYEFWAQRDTFDGRPRWWHVLASPLTNADAEVESVLVISRDVTEHRQIEEALRTLGDLPQSAAVAQLPTDADALGRQWQAEHVQLRGQLDIALAAQRVAERAMIQAQKGEAIGQMLAGIVHDFNNMLQTAMTSVSMVAEHPQRLQPDQRKLLGIAGEALQHGARMTRRLLGFARAHPVKPQWLDLCDVVAHMQPLLAQALGGEMKLQLATADGGATTYADRSSVEQAVMNLALNARDACQPGDVVSIRCGSLQVPPAQAAAMRQPGRYVTLAVSDQGEGMSEDTKSRLFEAYFTTKPEGKGTGLGLAQVYGLVRQAGGFVDVDSELGRGATITLAFPYVAEAPPGESGDSTPLPAPA; from the coding sequence TTGCCCACCCACGCCCGCTATCGTCAGATCGTCGAACTCTCGCACGACTGCATCAAGGAAATCGGCCGCGACGGCGTCGTGCGTTCGATCAACATGCATGGCCTGGGCCTGCTGGGCGCGAGCGAGCCCAAGTGCGTCGTCGGTCGCGAGTGGGTGGCGCTGTGGCCGGAGGAGATGCGGCCGCTGGCGGAAACGGCGCTGGCCACGGCCTTGCGCAACGAGCAGTACGAATTCTGGGCGCAGCGCGACACCTTCGACGGCCGCCCGCGCTGGTGGCATGTACTGGCCAGCCCGCTGACCAACGCGGACGCCGAGGTGGAAAGCGTGCTGGTGATCAGCCGCGACGTCACCGAGCATCGCCAGATCGAGGAAGCCCTGCGCACGCTCGGCGATCTGCCGCAGTCCGCTGCCGTCGCCCAGCTGCCGACCGATGCGGACGCGCTGGGCCGGCAATGGCAGGCCGAACACGTGCAGTTGCGCGGGCAGCTGGACATCGCCCTGGCCGCGCAGCGCGTCGCCGAGCGGGCCATGATCCAGGCGCAGAAGGGCGAGGCGATCGGGCAGATGCTGGCCGGCATCGTTCACGACTTCAACAACATGCTGCAGACCGCGATGACCTCGGTGAGCATGGTGGCCGAGCATCCGCAGCGGCTGCAGCCGGACCAGCGCAAGCTGCTCGGCATCGCCGGCGAGGCGCTGCAGCATGGCGCGCGGATGACCCGGCGCCTGCTCGGCTTCGCCCGCGCGCACCCGGTCAAGCCGCAGTGGCTGGACCTGTGCGACGTGGTCGCGCACATGCAGCCGCTGCTGGCGCAGGCCTTGGGCGGGGAAATGAAACTGCAGCTAGCGACCGCGGACGGCGGCGCCACCACCTATGCCGACCGCAGTTCGGTCGAGCAGGCGGTGATGAACCTGGCCCTGAACGCGCGCGACGCCTGCCAGCCCGGCGACGTGGTGTCGATCCGCTGCGGCAGCCTGCAGGTGCCGCCGGCGCAGGCCGCGGCGATGCGCCAGCCGGGCCGCTACGTGACCCTGGCGGTCAGCGATCAGGGCGAGGGCATGTCCGAGGACACCAAGTCGCGGCTGTTCGAGGCCTATTTCACTACCAAGCCCGAGGGCAAGGGCACCGGCCTGGGACTGGCCCAGGTCTATGGCCTGGTGCGCCAGGCCGGCGGCTTCGTCGACGTGGACTCCGAGCTGGGGCGCGGCGCCACCATCACCCTGGCGTTCCCGTACGTCGCCGAAGCGCCGCCGGGCGAGAGCGGCGACAGCACGCCGCTGCCGGCGCCGGCCTGA
- the mdoH gene encoding glucans biosynthesis glucosyltransferase MdoH, with protein MSMVAPPPTLPVSAALDAGHAVLPSEAPLPMPVQSLREGKLRNKRVPSTPPGMFWRRLYVFGSTALMTACASVLIGKVLLIGGVSVLEACLMALFIPLFAWIAFSFVSALAGFATLVFGGGRKLGIDPDAPLPTVRSRTALLMPTYNEDPHRLMAGLQAIYESVEATGQLAHFDFFILSDTTRAAVGAEEEQVYAELVARTGGHGRIYYRRRADNAERKAGNIADWVRRFGGAYPQMLILDADSLMTGETIVRLVAGMEAHPDVGLIQTLPEVVNGNSVFARMQQFGGRVYGPVIAYGVAWWHGAESNYWGHNAVIRTLAFAEQAGLPALPGRKPFGGHVLSHDFVEAALMRRGGWATHMVPYLQGSYEEGPPTLTDLLVRDRRWCQGNLQHSKVVAARGLHWISRMHMMIGIGHYFTAPMWGLLMLIGIAIPLQSNGIDLVATVVAPFSPARYWHQQDSTRVFWVFAVTMFVLLAPKVLGYVAMLLKPQERRGCGGALRALLSMLLETVLAALMAPVVMYVQSRGVAEVLAGKDSGWDAQQRDDGRLSWLALARSYGGLSAFGLLMGAMAYVVSPSLAAWMAPVVIGMALAIPVVALSSSRAAGLWLRQLRILSIPEEQQPPAVLLRAGELRRAAAARRAGG; from the coding sequence ATGAGCATGGTCGCCCCCCCACCGACCCTGCCGGTCTCCGCTGCGCTCGATGCCGGCCATGCGGTGCTGCCGTCCGAGGCGCCTTTGCCGATGCCGGTGCAGTCGCTGCGCGAAGGCAAACTGCGCAACAAACGCGTGCCGAGCACGCCGCCGGGGATGTTCTGGCGGCGGCTGTACGTGTTCGGCAGCACCGCGCTGATGACCGCCTGCGCCAGCGTGCTGATCGGCAAGGTGCTGCTGATCGGCGGGGTCAGCGTGCTCGAAGCCTGCCTGATGGCGCTGTTCATCCCCCTGTTCGCGTGGATCGCGTTTTCGTTCGTCAGCGCGCTGGCCGGATTCGCGACCCTGGTGTTCGGCGGCGGGCGCAAGCTCGGCATCGACCCGGATGCGCCGCTGCCGACGGTGCGCAGCCGCACCGCCTTGCTGATGCCCACCTACAACGAAGACCCGCATCGGCTGATGGCCGGGCTGCAGGCGATCTACGAATCGGTCGAGGCCACCGGCCAACTCGCGCATTTCGACTTCTTCATCCTCAGCGACACCACCCGCGCCGCGGTCGGCGCCGAGGAAGAGCAGGTCTACGCCGAGCTAGTCGCGCGTACCGGCGGCCACGGCCGCATCTACTATCGGCGCCGCGCCGACAACGCCGAGCGCAAGGCCGGCAACATCGCCGACTGGGTGCGCCGTTTCGGCGGCGCCTACCCGCAGATGCTGATCCTGGACGCCGACAGCCTGATGACCGGCGAAACCATCGTGCGCCTGGTCGCGGGCATGGAAGCCCATCCCGATGTGGGCCTGATCCAGACCTTGCCGGAAGTGGTCAACGGCAACAGCGTGTTCGCGCGCATGCAGCAGTTCGGCGGCCGCGTCTACGGCCCGGTGATCGCCTACGGCGTGGCCTGGTGGCACGGCGCGGAGAGCAACTACTGGGGCCACAACGCGGTGATCCGCACCCTGGCCTTCGCCGAACAGGCCGGCCTGCCGGCATTGCCCGGGCGCAAGCCGTTCGGCGGCCACGTGCTCAGCCACGATTTCGTCGAGGCCGCGCTGATGCGCCGCGGCGGCTGGGCCACGCACATGGTGCCGTACCTGCAGGGCAGCTACGAGGAAGGCCCGCCGACGCTGACCGACCTGCTGGTGCGCGACCGCCGCTGGTGCCAGGGCAACCTGCAGCATTCCAAGGTGGTCGCCGCGCGCGGCCTGCACTGGATCAGCCGCATGCACATGATGATCGGCATCGGCCATTACTTCACCGCGCCGATGTGGGGCCTGCTGATGCTGATCGGCATCGCGATCCCGCTGCAGAGCAATGGCATCGACCTGGTCGCCACGGTGGTGGCGCCGTTCTCGCCGGCGCGCTACTGGCACCAGCAGGACTCGACCCGGGTGTTCTGGGTGTTCGCGGTGACCATGTTCGTGCTGCTGGCGCCGAAGGTGCTGGGCTACGTCGCCATGCTGCTGAAACCGCAGGAGCGGCGCGGCTGCGGCGGTGCGTTGCGCGCGCTGTTGAGCATGCTGCTGGAAACCGTGCTGGCGGCGCTGATGGCGCCGGTGGTGATGTACGTGCAGTCGCGCGGCGTGGCCGAAGTGCTGGCCGGCAAGGACTCGGGCTGGGACGCGCAGCAACGCGACGACGGCCGCCTGTCGTGGCTGGCGTTGGCGCGCAGCTACGGCGGACTCAGCGCGTTCGGGCTGCTGATGGGGGCGATGGCCTATGTGGTGTCGCCGTCGCTGGCGGCGTGGATGGCGCCGGTGGTGATCGGCATGGCGCTGGCGATTCCGGTGGTGGCGCTGAGTTCCTCGCGTGCGGCCGGGCTGTGGCTGCGCCAGCTGCGCATCCTGTCCATCCCCGAAGAGCAGCAGCCGCCGGCGGTGCTGCTGCGCGCGGGCGAATTGCGCCGCGCCGCCGCCGCGCGCCGCGCCGGCGGCTGA
- a CDS encoding alpha/beta hydrolase, translated as MLETVEHETAASPAWTVLWLHGLGADGHDFAPLVPELLRPGWPALRFVFPHAPVRAVTINNGVRMRAWYDIVSPDFSNRADSAGVAASVVLVEELIAREHARGVPAERLLLAGFSQGGAITLAAGLRRERPLAGLIALSSYLPEVAGVARWHAPAALSQPLFMAHGQGDPVIPQAYAEQTAQALQALGMPVQWQRYPMAHQVCAEEIADLRDWMSARFAAG; from the coding sequence ATGCTGGAAACAGTGGAACACGAAACCGCCGCTTCGCCGGCCTGGACCGTGCTGTGGCTGCATGGACTCGGCGCCGACGGCCACGACTTCGCGCCGCTGGTGCCGGAACTGCTGCGGCCGGGCTGGCCGGCGTTGCGCTTCGTGTTTCCGCATGCGCCGGTGCGCGCGGTGACGATCAACAACGGCGTGCGCATGCGCGCCTGGTACGACATCGTCAGCCCGGATTTTTCCAACCGCGCCGATAGCGCCGGCGTCGCCGCCTCGGTCGTCCTGGTCGAGGAACTGATCGCGCGCGAGCACGCGCGCGGCGTGCCCGCCGAGCGCCTGCTGCTGGCCGGTTTCTCGCAGGGCGGCGCCATCACCCTGGCGGCAGGCTTGCGCCGCGAACGGCCGCTGGCCGGCTTGATCGCCCTGTCCAGCTACCTGCCGGAGGTGGCCGGCGTGGCCCGCTGGCATGCGCCGGCGGCGCTGTCGCAGCCGCTGTTCATGGCCCATGGCCAGGGCGATCCGGTGATCCCGCAAGCCTATGCCGAGCAGACCGCGCAGGCGCTGCAGGCGCTGGGCATGCCGGTGCAGTGGCAGCGCTATCCGATGGCGCACCAGGTCTGCGCCGAAGAGATCGCCGATCTGCGCGACTGGATGAGCGCGCGCTTCGCCGCCGGCTGA
- a CDS encoding LytR/AlgR family response regulator transcription factor yields the protein MKVLIADDEPLARERLRALLAEHAGVEVVAEAGNGLETLRACAALHPDLVLLDIAMPGVDGLETARHLASFEPRPAVVFCTAYDAHALSAFEAAAIDYLMKPVRAERLAAALERTRTFMAGRSGAAAIPSQQRRSHLCARLRGSLRLIPVDDIHYLQAEEKYVVVHHARGEDLIEESLKSLEEEFAERFVRIHRNCLVARHELVELRRLGEGQVHALLRHGKQPLEVSRRCVAQLRQEIRHL from the coding sequence GTGAAGGTGCTGATCGCCGACGACGAACCCTTGGCACGCGAGCGCCTGCGTGCGCTGCTGGCCGAGCACGCCGGCGTCGAGGTGGTGGCCGAGGCCGGCAATGGCCTGGAGACGTTGCGCGCCTGCGCCGCGTTGCACCCGGATCTGGTGCTGCTGGACATCGCCATGCCCGGTGTCGACGGTTTGGAGACCGCGCGCCACCTGGCCAGCTTCGAGCCGCGCCCGGCGGTGGTGTTCTGCACCGCCTACGATGCGCACGCGCTGTCCGCGTTCGAGGCCGCGGCGATCGACTACCTGATGAAACCGGTGCGCGCCGAGCGGCTGGCGGCGGCGCTGGAGCGCACGCGCACCTTCATGGCCGGCCGTAGCGGCGCCGCGGCGATTCCGTCGCAGCAACGCCGCAGCCACCTGTGCGCACGCTTGCGCGGCAGCCTGCGGCTGATCCCGGTCGACGACATCCACTACCTGCAGGCCGAGGAAAAATACGTGGTGGTGCACCATGCGCGCGGCGAGGACCTGATCGAGGAGTCGCTGAAGTCGCTGGAAGAGGAATTCGCCGAGCGCTTCGTGCGCATCCATCGCAACTGCCTGGTCGCGCGCCATGAGCTGGTCGAGCTGCGCCGCCTCGGCGAGGGCCAGGTGCATGCGCTGCTGCGCCATGGCAAGCAGCCGCTGGAGGTAAGCCGGCGCTGCGTGGCGCAGCTGCGGCAGGAGATCCGGCATCTCTGA
- the hemC gene encoding hydroxymethylbilane synthase, with protein sequence MKILRIATRKSPLALWQSEHVAERLRQAHPQLDVVLVPMSTRGDEVLDRSLAAIGGKGLFLKELELAMLRGEADCAVHSLKDVPMELDPPFVLPAILVRADPADALVSNLYASLEALPLGARVGTSSLRRQAQLRARRPDLQLLDLRGNVNTRLAKLDNGGYDGIVLACAGLQRLGLAARITQRLQAPEWLPAPAQGAIAVECRGDDAAALELFAVLDDAPTRRCVEAERAMNRALHGSCHVPVAAFAHWQGEDLLLQGMVGGVADGRLVRADAQHPAHDPQALGQAVAEALLGAGARELLDAALPA encoded by the coding sequence ATGAAGATCCTGCGCATCGCTACCCGCAAGAGTCCGCTCGCCCTGTGGCAGAGCGAACATGTCGCCGAACGTCTGCGCCAGGCGCACCCGCAGCTGGACGTGGTGCTGGTGCCGATGAGCACCCGCGGCGACGAGGTGCTGGACCGCTCGCTGGCGGCGATCGGCGGCAAGGGCCTGTTCCTGAAGGAGCTGGAGCTGGCGATGCTGCGCGGCGAGGCCGATTGCGCGGTGCATTCGCTGAAGGACGTGCCGATGGAGCTGGACCCGCCGTTCGTGCTGCCGGCGATCCTGGTCCGCGCCGACCCGGCCGATGCGCTGGTCTCCAATCTCTATGCGTCGCTGGAGGCGCTGCCGCTGGGCGCGCGCGTGGGCACCTCGTCGCTGCGCCGGCAGGCGCAGCTGCGCGCGCGGCGCCCGGACCTGCAGCTGCTGGACCTGCGCGGCAACGTCAACACGCGCCTGGCCAAGCTCGACAACGGCGGCTACGACGGCATCGTACTGGCCTGCGCCGGCCTGCAGCGGCTGGGCCTGGCCGCGCGCATCACCCAGCGCCTGCAGGCGCCGGAGTGGCTGCCGGCACCGGCGCAGGGCGCCATCGCGGTGGAGTGCCGCGGCGACGACGCGGCCGCGCTGGAGCTGTTCGCCGTGCTCGACGATGCGCCCACCCGTCGCTGCGTGGAGGCCGAGCGGGCGATGAACCGCGCGCTGCACGGCAGCTGCCACGTGCCGGTGGCCGCGTTCGCGCACTGGCAGGGCGAAGACCTGCTGCTGCAGGGCATGGTCGGCGGGGTCGCCGACGGGCGCCTGGTGCGCGCCGACGCGCAGCATCCGGCACACGATCCGCAGGCGCTGGGCCAGGCCGTGGCCGAGGCGCTGCTCGGCGCTGGCGCGCGCGAGCTGCTGGATGCCGCGCTGCCGGCCTGA
- a CDS encoding DUF481 domain-containing protein, which produces MPRRATVVSAIALLLLYSSAACAADVPAPPAEPGSSPWSGSGELGFASSRGNSSNESFNGRFKGQYLDGDWIHSIDLFALRASAEYTNTNDDGSTERVHQTTSNRYTGSAGSALQLGEHRQLTASLRYERDDFATYDRLATIGIGYGTRIMDGERRSIDVQIGPGVRRAHDVAEDRTETGLIGRGLVDFKYGLTANTELANTLLIESGSYNTFAQNDLGISVSMNSRLALKAGWQARHNSDVSDDKKKTDTLTTMNVVYKFK; this is translated from the coding sequence ATGCCCCGCCGCGCCACCGTAGTATCCGCGATCGCCTTGCTGCTGCTGTACAGCTCCGCGGCCTGCGCCGCCGACGTGCCCGCGCCGCCGGCGGAACCAGGCAGTTCACCGTGGAGCGGCTCCGGCGAGCTGGGCTTCGCCTCGTCGCGCGGCAACAGTTCCAATGAGAGCTTCAACGGCCGGTTCAAGGGCCAGTACCTGGATGGCGACTGGATCCACAGCATCGACCTGTTCGCGTTGCGCGCCAGCGCCGAGTACACCAACACCAACGACGACGGCAGCACCGAGCGCGTGCACCAGACCACCTCCAACCGCTATACCGGCAGCGCCGGCAGCGCACTGCAGCTGGGCGAACACCGCCAGCTGACCGCCTCGCTGCGTTACGAGCGCGACGATTTCGCCACCTACGACCGACTGGCCACGATCGGCATCGGCTACGGCACGCGGATCATGGACGGCGAGCGCCGCAGCATCGACGTGCAGATCGGCCCCGGTGTGCGCCGCGCCCACGACGTGGCCGAGGACCGCACCGAGACCGGGCTGATCGGCCGCGGCCTGGTCGACTTCAAGTACGGCCTGACCGCCAACACCGAGCTGGCCAATACCTTGCTGATCGAATCGGGTTCGTACAACACCTTCGCGCAGAACGACCTGGGCATCTCGGTCAGCATGAATTCGCGGCTGGCGCTGAAGGCCGGCTGGCAGGCGCGCCACAACAGCGATGTCAGCGACGACAAGAAGAAGACCGATACGCTGACCACGATGAACGTGGTCTACAAGTTCAAGTAA
- a CDS encoding helix-turn-helix transcriptional regulator, giving the protein MDRYERINALHRLLKAARYPVTVARLQDELRCSRATVYRDLAFLRDALMAPVEGDGEAGFRYASGESDRFELPGLWLSSEELHALLASQQLLARTGGGVLSSVLAPLQQRIESLLAAQAGATHWPVERVRVIPHRGRKLDEASFRTVASAVLERRRLSFDYRARSTDESTKRTVSPQRITHYRDNWYLDAWDHGRDAVRSFAVDRINHARLLDQPAQDVADEELDSQLAASYGIFSGAPKGWATIVFSPKAARWVADEHWHSKQQGRFLADGRYELKLPYSVSRELLMDVLHYGSDAEIVEPRSLREQAKALLSLALSNYSDD; this is encoded by the coding sequence ATGGACCGCTACGAACGCATCAATGCTCTGCACCGGCTGCTCAAGGCCGCCCGCTATCCGGTGACGGTGGCGCGCCTGCAGGACGAATTGCGCTGCTCCCGCGCCACCGTCTACCGCGACCTGGCGTTCCTGCGCGATGCGCTGATGGCCCCGGTCGAGGGCGACGGCGAGGCCGGGTTCCGCTACGCGTCCGGCGAGAGCGACCGCTTCGAACTGCCCGGGCTGTGGCTCAGTTCCGAGGAACTGCACGCGCTGCTGGCCTCGCAGCAATTGCTGGCGCGCACCGGCGGCGGGGTGCTGTCCTCGGTGCTGGCGCCGCTGCAGCAGCGCATCGAGAGCCTGCTGGCGGCGCAGGCCGGGGCCACCCATTGGCCGGTGGAGCGGGTGCGGGTGATCCCGCACCGCGGCCGCAAGCTCGACGAGGCCAGCTTCCGCACCGTCGCCTCGGCGGTGCTGGAGCGCAGGCGGCTGTCGTTCGACTACCGCGCGCGCTCCACCGACGAATCGACCAAGCGCACGGTGTCGCCGCAGCGCATCACCCATTACCGCGACAACTGGTACCTGGACGCCTGGGACCATGGCCGCGATGCGGTGCGCAGCTTCGCGGTGGACCGCATCAACCATGCGCGGTTGCTCGACCAGCCGGCGCAGGACGTGGCCGACGAGGAGCTGGACTCGCAATTGGCGGCCAGCTACGGGATCTTCTCCGGTGCACCCAAGGGCTGGGCGACGATCGTGTTCAGCCCCAAGGCGGCGCGCTGGGTCGCCGACGAGCACTGGCATTCCAAGCAGCAGGGGCGCTTCCTGGCCGACGGCCGCTACGAACTGAAGCTGCCGTACAGCGTCTCGCGCGAGCTGCTGATGGACGTGCTGCACTATGGTTCGGATGCGGAAATCGTCGAGCCGCGTTCGCTGCGCGAGCAGGCCAAGGCGCTGCTGTCGCTGGCGCTGAGCAACTACAGCGACGACTGA
- a CDS encoding winged helix-turn-helix transcriptional regulator: MLYASQRAAAADLTRGQVFAQNCPSRAVLSHVTSRWGVLVLVALRKGTHRFGDLRRGLEGVSEKMLSQTLQALEADGFVQRTAYPVVPPHVEYDLTPLGEEAAAHVQALVDWIERNIGAILSSGAVPLDPA; encoded by the coding sequence ATGCTCTACGCTTCGCAGCGCGCTGCCGCCGCAGACCTCACGCGGGGCCAGGTGTTCGCGCAGAACTGCCCCTCGCGCGCCGTGCTCAGCCATGTGACCAGCCGCTGGGGCGTGCTGGTGCTGGTGGCGTTGCGCAAGGGCACGCATCGCTTCGGCGACCTGCGCCGCGGCCTGGAAGGGGTCAGCGAGAAGATGCTGTCGCAGACCCTGCAGGCGCTGGAAGCGGACGGTTTCGTGCAGCGCACCGCCTACCCGGTGGTGCCGCCGCACGTGGAATACGACCTGACCCCACTGGGCGAGGAGGCCGCGGCGCATGTGCAGGCGCTGGTGGACTGGATCGAGCGCAACATCGGCGCCATCCTGAGCAGTGGCGCGGTCCCGCTGGACCCAGCGTAG
- a CDS encoding lipocalin family protein has product MRLLSLFASVLLLGMAVPLPAARAKSPEREPSQQPPIDLQRFMGRWYVIAHVPNFTERGHVASSDEYTLREDGKIAVRYQYREGFDEPVKEVASRATVKDGSGDRRWTTWFFAVVPTKYRILEVAPDYSWALVDYPGRDLAWVFARTPDMGHKQYRELVGKLDHDYGIKVDKLKRVAQRRDQVGKLGFEVPSKP; this is encoded by the coding sequence ATGCGCCTGCTTTCCCTGTTCGCCTCCGTGCTGCTGCTGGGCATGGCCGTTCCCCTGCCGGCGGCGCGCGCGAAGTCCCCGGAGCGAGAACCCTCGCAGCAACCGCCGATCGACCTGCAGCGCTTCATGGGCCGCTGGTACGTGATCGCGCACGTGCCCAATTTCACCGAACGCGGCCATGTCGCCAGCAGCGACGAGTACACGCTCAGGGAGGACGGCAAGATCGCCGTGCGCTACCAGTACCGCGAAGGCTTCGACGAGCCGGTCAAGGAGGTCGCCTCGCGCGCCACGGTCAAGGACGGCAGCGGCGACCGCCGTTGGACCACCTGGTTCTTCGCCGTGGTGCCGACCAAGTACCGCATCCTCGAAGTGGCGCCGGACTATTCCTGGGCGCTGGTCGACTATCCCGGCCGCGATCTGGCCTGGGTGTTCGCGCGCACCCCGGACATGGGCCACAAGCAGTACCGCGAACTGGTCGGCAAGCTGGACCACGACTACGGGATCAAGGTGGACAAGCTCAAGCGCGTGGCGCAGCGCCGCGACCAGGTCGGCAAGCTCGGTTTCGAAGTGCCGAGCAAGCCCTGA
- a CDS encoding prolyl oligopeptidase family serine peptidase — translation MPSLAHACLLAGLIVSGTAAAKETAMPQDPYAWLEDVTGARPLDWVKAQNAKTEARLTAEPGFQAREAGIREVLDSDAKIPALQKIGPYYYNLWKDREHERGLWRRTTLEEYRKPEPTWETVLDLDALNKAEGENWVWHGADCLRPDYRRCLIALSRGGADADVTREFDLGDKQWVKDGFFRPEAKGGLGWIDADSVYLYTDFGAGSLTSSGYPRVVKQWKRGTPLQSATLVYEGKPEDMYIAARHDDTPGYERDFVSRALAFYNDELYLREAHGCASDAGAGCAGASGADGRLRKIDVPNSASKRVHREWLTLQLREPWTVGGATYPAGALLAARFDEFMAGKRAFRVLFAPTDSTSLEGFAWTKSTLVLNVLDNVKSRLWVLTPGEGEWARAPFAVGDLAFGSTSVDAVDADENDQVWLTSTDFLTPTTLMLADVQRGPQSIETLKAMPSFFDASKDAIEQHFAMSKDGTKVPYFLVRPKQLKLDGSNPTLLYAYGGFEISMTPFYSGGLGRAWLDQGGVYALANIRGGGEYGPRWHQAALQQNRHKAYEDMAAVAQDLAARKITSAKHLGVQGGSNGGLMAGNMLVQYPQLFGAVVVQVPLLDMKRYSHLLAGASWMAEYGNPDTDDWKYIQTFSPYHLFDPKKTYPPVIFLTSTRDDRVHPGHARKMAAKMIDAGKDVSYYENTEGGHGGAANNAQAAHMQALAYGFLWERLKD, via the coding sequence ATGCCCTCTCTTGCCCATGCCTGCCTGCTCGCCGGACTGATCGTCTCCGGTACCGCCGCGGCGAAGGAAACCGCGATGCCCCAAGATCCCTACGCCTGGCTCGAAGACGTCACCGGTGCCAGGCCGCTGGACTGGGTCAAGGCGCAGAACGCCAAGACCGAGGCGCGGCTGACCGCCGAACCGGGCTTCCAGGCGCGCGAGGCCGGCATCCGCGAAGTGCTGGACTCGGACGCGAAGATCCCGGCGCTGCAGAAGATCGGTCCGTACTACTACAACCTGTGGAAGGATCGCGAGCACGAGCGTGGGCTGTGGCGGCGCACCACCCTGGAGGAGTACCGCAAGCCCGAGCCGACGTGGGAGACGGTGCTGGACCTGGACGCGCTGAACAAGGCCGAGGGCGAGAACTGGGTGTGGCATGGCGCCGACTGCCTGCGCCCGGACTACCGCCGCTGCCTGATCGCGCTGTCGCGCGGCGGCGCCGATGCCGACGTCACCCGCGAGTTCGACCTGGGCGACAAGCAATGGGTCAAGGACGGCTTCTTCCGCCCCGAGGCCAAGGGCGGGCTGGGCTGGATCGACGCCGACAGCGTCTACCTCTATACCGACTTCGGCGCCGGTTCGCTGACCAGCTCCGGCTATCCGCGCGTGGTCAAGCAGTGGAAGCGCGGCACCCCGCTGCAGAGCGCGACCCTGGTCTACGAAGGCAAGCCGGAGGACATGTACATCGCCGCGAGGCACGACGACACGCCCGGCTACGAGCGCGATTTCGTCAGCCGCGCGCTGGCCTTCTACAACGACGAGCTGTACCTGCGCGAAGCGCATGGATGTGCGAGTGACGCGGGCGCAGGATGCGCAGGAGCGTCGGGCGCCGACGGCCGCCTGCGCAAGATCGACGTGCCCAACTCGGCCAGCAAGCGCGTGCACCGCGAATGGCTGACCCTGCAGTTGCGCGAGCCGTGGACCGTGGGCGGCGCCACCTATCCTGCCGGCGCGCTGCTGGCCGCCAGGTTCGACGAATTCATGGCCGGCAAGCGTGCGTTCCGGGTGTTGTTCGCACCGACCGACAGCACCTCGCTGGAGGGGTTCGCGTGGACCAAGTCGACGCTGGTGCTGAACGTGCTCGACAACGTCAAGAGCCGGCTGTGGGTGCTGACCCCGGGCGAGGGCGAGTGGGCGCGCGCGCCGTTCGCGGTCGGCGACCTGGCCTTCGGCAGCACCAGCGTGGATGCGGTCGATGCCGACGAAAACGATCAGGTGTGGCTGACCTCCACCGATTTCCTGACTCCGACCACGCTGATGCTGGCCGACGTGCAGCGCGGCCCGCAGAGCATCGAGACGCTGAAGGCGATGCCGAGCTTCTTCGATGCGTCCAAGGACGCGATCGAGCAGCACTTCGCCATGTCCAAGGACGGCACCAAGGTGCCGTATTTCCTGGTCCGGCCGAAGCAGCTCAAGCTGGACGGCAGCAATCCGACCCTGCTGTACGCCTACGGCGGCTTCGAGATCTCGATGACCCCGTTCTATTCCGGCGGGCTCGGCCGTGCCTGGCTCGACCAGGGCGGCGTGTACGCGCTGGCCAACATCCGCGGCGGCGGCGAGTACGGCCCGCGCTGGCACCAGGCGGCGCTGCAGCAGAATCGGCACAAGGCCTACGAGGACATGGCGGCGGTGGCGCAGGACCTGGCCGCGCGCAAGATCACCTCGGCCAAGCACCTGGGTGTGCAGGGCGGCAGCAACGGCGGGCTGATGGCCGGCAACATGCTGGTGCAGTACCCGCAGCTGTTCGGCGCAGTGGTGGTGCAGGTGCCGCTGCTGGACATGAAGCGCTACAGCCATCTGCTGGCCGGCGCCTCGTGGATGGCCGAGTACGGCAATCCGGATACCGACGACTGGAAGTACATCCAGACCTTCTCGCCGTACCACCTGTTCGACCCGAAGAAGACCTACCCGCCGGTGATCTTCCTGACCTCCACCCGCGACGACCGGGTGCACCCGGGCCACGCGCGCAAGATGGCGGCGAAGATGATCGATGCCGGCAAGGACGTGAGCTACTACGAGAACACCGAAGGCGGCCACGGCGGTGCGGCCAACAACGCGCAGGCGGCGCATATGCAGGCGTTGGCGTATGGGTTCCTGTGGGAGCGGTTGAAGGACTGA